The sequence GAGATGGTCAGATATCTTGTTATTCACAAACGTTGCTGCTTCGGTTTTTCCCGTGGCAATTTGCATTGAGTTGCACAGATCAGATAGAATTAATTGCAAATTCATAAAGTCAACTTCATTTGTACTTTGTTTAGCTTTGCTTGCATcacttttaattatattttaaacggGTCAAGGGAAAGTGTTTATGAGCACAGGACATCTGATATCATTCTGTTACTCAGATTGAATTAGAAGTGTAGAATAGATTCTGCTGATGTTGCAACCCAAATATTCATCAAATCCTCAAGAACAAAAAGGAAAGAGGTTCCACTGCTGTAAAGAAAGTTTCAAGATGCTCTAGAAGAAGTCCAGTCTGAGGCATGGAACCATCTCAAGAGGACTCAACTAAAGGATTgggttgccaccagtgcagagcttgctcctGAATGGCAACATGCCGCTGTGTTTCTGCATGCACAATAAGGTGGAGGTGGGGTCAAGAAGGGTAGCAAAGAAACCTCTTTTATCAAAGTAAAATATCAGTAAGATACTGACATTCTCAAGGAAGTACCCAGTTCCAAAAGTTCCTGttggaaataacaaaaaataatgttGGTTTGCAACTTCAGATAGTTTGTGAGGAGCAGGAAGAGTAATTATCAGCCATGGAGCGCATCATGGGAGGAGGAATGCTTCCTCTGGTTTTAACAAGTGTGGGAGTCTTGCTGCTTTACCGGATACTGGTCCGCCTGAGACGGGGGGCTCCCATGCATGGTGCAGTCGTGGTCATCACAGGAGCCAGTTCTGGGCTTGGAAAAGGTCGGCCtctcatttgtttttacttcagATGATTAAAACAAAGGCTCCTAACAATGGCTACCTTTTTTGAATGACGTAGAGTGTGCCAGAGTCTTCCACGCTGCAGGTGCTCGGCTTGTGTTGTGTGGAAGAGATGCAGCCCGGTTGCAGGAGGTGGTCCAGGAGCTTAGTGGAAGCTCAACAGACATTCAGCACCAGGTAGGCAGATATCTGAATGCATCCAGATGCACGATCTGTGATGTTCTGACACAGCTGTACACCTTTTTTTAAGTCAGTCGCTTTTGAGGTTTCTAGTTGTATCTTGTCAAATAGTAAATAGAAACTGGTACAATTATTTAATAAAGCATGTACTGTCTCTATTAATAACTCCTCACTTTAATGAAAGAGGGCAGAGTTCTTGAATCTATGTGGGAACTGCTGGATATGATTTACTGGCTTTGTTTTGTTCACCCAGCAGACGTTCACTCCCAACACTGTTGTCTTCAACCTGGTCAGAGCAGACTCTGTGGAAAAAGCTGCCCAAGAGATCCTAAAATGTTATGGACACATAGACGTCCTCATCAACAATGCAGGAATCAGTTACCGTGGCAACATACTGGACACCCACATAGCTGTTCAAAGGGATGTTATGGAAACCAATTACTTTGGTCCATTGCTCTCACTCAAGGTTGGTAAAGAGTTTGAGTGGCTCATCTAAAGtgtttcatttttagtttacttGTTAATGAACAGATTAAGTTCTGAGCCTTTTTGTGTTACGCAAACATTAAATATCATTGTTTCTTTACTTCCTTCGCAGCTCTCCTGCCCTCGATGATTCAGAGACGCAGCGGTCACATCGTTGTCATCAGCAGCGTCCAGGGAAAGATAGCCATTCCTTACAGATCTGCTTGTAAGTTGGCTGGTTTTTCTCCTCCAGGACATTGGAAAGTAAAGCATCTCAATGTCTGCCTTTTTGTTTATGTGAGCAGATGCAGCATCTAAACATGCCACTCAGGCTTACTTTGACCTGCCTGCGGGCAGAGATTGGCCACTTGGGGATCCCAGTGACGGTGGTCAGCCCTGGCTACATCCGAACCAACCTGTCGGTCAATGCAGTAACTGGAGATGGCTCCAAGTATGGAGGTGAGGCATCCAAAGAGCAAACAGTCccttattaacagaaggaataGATTTATAATGAAGCTTTCAAATGACTTGAAAGTAATTAAAACTAGATCTTTGGACTGATTTCTGTATTAATTGCACTTTATGACTCTTGTATCTTGTcagttttggataaaaccaCAGCATCAGGTTGGGACCCCAGGGATGTTGCCGACGCGGTTCTGAAGGCTGTCCGGCAGAAAAGCAAAGACGTGGTTTTAGCTGGAACTGTGCCCACTGTGGCCATCTACCTTCGCACCCTGTGGCCCGCTCTCTTCTTCAAACTCATGTCGTCTCGGGCTCGCAAAGAGCAGAAACATAAAGATGAGTGATGCAGCCGCTAAAGGGGGATAATGTTGAGTGATCCAGACCAAACTGGGACACCGGATTCGCTACGCCAAACAGAGACTGGACTCTGGTAACTCTTCACGTTGCTGGACCCGGTTCCAGTTCTAGCAGAAACCAGTGTGTTGTTATATGATGTGTGACTGCAGTGAAAATGTTCTGGGACTCAGGCTGTGGCCTTAGCTTTTTGtcagaaatatttttgacaGAAATGATGTGTAAGAATGACCAGGAacatctgtttaaaataaatttgtaaacGCCACAGCATGATATTTATCTGAAACAGAAGTAATGTCTACAAATAATCTGATCACAATGTATGAACATCCTCCAGTTATGAACACGTTCTGGTAAAATCAACCTGTTTTCAGGGATTTCTTTTAAAAGATGAGTTCATACTTGGAGGTTCTGGGACATTCACTCCATAACCAATCAGCCTCACAATATCACAACCCGCCCAGCATCCGGTACATTTCAGTTGACTTGTTATGCTAATGTGCAAACTATTCTGTTGatcaagaaataaaacagaaaaaaaaacaaacaaaaaaaaatcagtttaattATATTAAACTCGAAAGTCTCAGCAGGTACAGTGCAGCagggaaaactttaaaaaatatgtttggttttt is a genomic window of Girardinichthys multiradiatus isolate DD_20200921_A chromosome X, DD_fGirMul_XY1, whole genome shotgun sequence containing:
- the LOC124863379 gene encoding LOW QUALITY PROTEIN: dehydrogenase/reductase SDR family member 7B-like (The sequence of the model RefSeq protein was modified relative to this genomic sequence to represent the inferred CDS: deleted 1 base in 1 codon), with the translated sequence MERIMGGGMLPLVLTSVGVLLLYRILVRLRRGAPMHGAVVVITGASSGLGKECARVFHAAGARLVLCGRDAARLQEVVQELSGSSTDIQHQQTFTPNTVVFNLVRADSVEKAAQEILKCYGHIDVLINNAGISYRGNILDTHIAVQRDVMETNYFGPLLSLKVALLPSMIQRRSGHIVVISSVQGKIAIPYRSAYAASKHATQAYFDCLRAEIGHLGIPVTVVSPGYIRTNLSVNAVTGDGSKYGVLDKTTASGWDPRDVADAVLKAVRQKSKDVVLAGTVPTVAIYLRTLWPALFFKLMSSRARKEQKHKDE